One segment of Rosa chinensis cultivar Old Blush chromosome 6, RchiOBHm-V2, whole genome shotgun sequence DNA contains the following:
- the LOC112171025 gene encoding U-box domain-containing protein 33 codes for MGSVALNFVGGIPFQGLYDVVKVAIHKSRKFKIHLLNLEFTLRCIHSPTLEEIRNNYVRLNLLTDTVIDLKQKVIEGKTRVGELSELSIWNIRIWGNCCNCIGPDYAKELDELDRSLWSLLELLQLEQMRNMTELLCLAREAKDRQDGLEKKQGEVLTGVQELGKKVDELLATLKEQQDARQRIIPNSMQQAPSSSGGGATNLALGVVFRELIDAIAQVKVENMMFKRLLNTFKSTLYCLQPLIEEIAEHGRVVHLPKQEVEKLTIQIENGVHYVLRSKVRKNANYKKYKYTNKILSLDESLQRLFIELKGQVERNVKEAMDSANKIEMAIKKIEAEGLCDVQLPELHSHAVGFDILNMQGLRDVIEETLLDSASVREETEGSSNMPPELPSLADGVDVLNMQGSLDLSTTNIQVVVTETEGIGVVDDSTRNVQETADLLDEERSESEPAPPTVGFDAPDVHETSEELVTLDKQNECGIATAELLSSSPAVGLTSASTTNTKARLKQHTVEAKASEFLYNEELRKRKEIEDTVAREREELEKMKKQRDEIMEEFRAALEQRSQLTLEQRSQLALEQRSQLESQIAESDQLVQSLEQKIISAVDLLQNYKRERDELHVERDNALREAEELRKRQGEASSTQMPQFFNDFSFPEIEEATRHFDPSLKIGEGGYGSIFKGFLRHTEVAIKMLNDHSLQGPSEFQQEVEILSRLRHTNLVTLIGACPEAWTLIYEYLANGSLEDRLSCKDNTPPLSWQARIRIATELCSVLIFLHSSKPHSVVHGDLKPSNILLDANFVCKLSDFGISRLLSRGQDSSNNTTLCCWTGPKGTIAYMDPEFLSSGELTPKSDVYSFGIILLQLLTGKPALGITKEVQYALDSGKLETLLDPLAGDWPFVQAEQLARLALRCCEMSRKCRADLVSDVWRVLEPMRASCGSLSSFRLGTEEHFQPPSYFICPIFEEVMQDPHVAADGFTYEAEALRGWLDSGHDTSPMTNLKLEHKNLVPNHALRSAIQEWLQQRASEKKDPALGMAKIPSGAKLHWLPAPNGGRIRGQMGNEDGDPQSPLSKRMGMKNDPRDGDGIVIPIPNPPHCHPYPAPLK; via the exons atggGGTCTGTGGCTCTAAATTTTGTTGGAGGAATCCCTTTTCAAGGGCTGTATGATGTTGTTAAGGTGGCCATTCATAAGAGTAGGAAGTTTAAAATCCATCTTTTAAATCTCGAATTCACGCTACGTTGTATACATTCACCGACTCTAGAAGAGATACGAAATAATTACGTTCGTTTAAATCTTCTAACCGATACAGTAATAGATCTTAAACAAAAAGTGATTGAGGGGAAAACGCGTGTGGGTGAGTTATCCGAGCTTAGCATTTGGAACATCCGCATTTGGGGCAATTGCTGCAACTGCATAGGGCCTGATTACGCAAAAGAACTTGATGAATTGGATAGGTCTCTTTGGAGCCTGTTAGAATTACTACAGTTGGAGCAAATGAGGAATATGACCGAGCTCTTATGTTTGGCAAGAGAGGCCAAAGACAGACAAGATGGTTTGGAGAAAAAACAAGGTGAAGTGTTGACGGGGGTACAGGAATTGGGGAAAAAAGTAGATGAATTATTGGCTACATTGAAGGAGCAGCAGGATGCGAGACAGAGAATTATACCGAACAGCATGCAACAAGCTCCATCATCAAGCGGAGGAGGGGCTACTAATCTTGCTCTAGGAGTAGTATTCCGAGAGTTGATTGATGCTATTGCACAAGTGAAAGTTGAGAACATGATGTTTAAACGCCTCCTCAATACATTCAAATCCACGCTATATTGCTTACAACCATTGATAGAAGAGATAGCAGAACATGGCAGGGTAGTGCATCTTCCAAAGCAAGAAGTGGAAAAGCTTACTATACAAATAGAGAATGGTGTACATTATGTTCTCAGGTCCAAGGTTCGTAAGAATGCCAACTACAAAAAGTATAAATACACCAACAAAATCCTCAGTTTGGATGAATCTCTTCAAAGGCTCTTCATTGAACTGAAAGGGCAGGTAGAAAGGAATGTGAAGGAGGCCATGGATTCTGCAAACAAAATAGAGATGGCGATCAAGAAAATTGAAGCTGAAGGTTTATGTGACGTGCAGCTGCCTGAACTTCATTCACATGCAGTTGGGTTTGATATACTCAACATGCAAGGATTAAGAGATGTGATTGAGGAGACTTTGTTGGACTCGGCAAGTGTTAGAGAGGAGACTGAAGGTTCATCTAACATGCCGCCTGAACTTCCTTCACTTGCGGATGGAGTAGATGTACTGAATATGCAGGGATCATTGGATCTTAGTACTACAAATATCCAGGTGGTGGTCACAGAAACAGAAGGAATAGGGGTTGTTGATGATTCAACAAGGAATGTACAGGAAACAGCGGATCTACTAGATGAAGAGCGTAGTGAAAGTGAACCTGCACCTCCTACTGTTGGGTTTGATGCACCGGATGTTCACGAAACAAGTGAAGAGCTGGTTACATTGGATAAGCAGAATGAATGTGGAATTGCAACAGCTGAACTTCTATCTTCATCGCCTGCAGTTGGATTGACATCGGCTTCGACAACCAATACAAAGGCGAGGCTCAAACAACATACAGTAGAg GCCAAAGCATCAGAGTTCTTATACAATGAGgagttgagaaaaagaaaagaaattgaggaCACAGTagcaagagaaagagaagaacttgaaaagatgaagaagcaaCGAGATGAAATCATGGAAGAATTCAGGGCCGCCTTAGAACAAAGATCACAACTCACCTTAGAACAAAGATCACAACTCGCCTTAGAACAAAGATCACAACTCGAGAGCCAAATTGCAGAGTCTGATCAGCTGGTTCAGAGCTTGGAGCAGAAGATCATATCTGCTGTGGATCTCttacaaaattacaaaagagAACGGGATGAGTTGCATGTAGAACGTGACAATGCTCTTAGAGAAGCAGAGGAGCTAAGGAAAAGACAAGGAGAGGCCTCAAGCACACAGATGCCTCAGTTCTTCAATGATTTTTCATTTCCCGAGATTGAGGAAGCAACTCGACACTTTGACCCATCACTTAAGATTGGAGAAGGTGGATATGGAAGCATTTTCAAAGGTTTCCTACGTCACACTGAGGTGGCTATAAAAATGCTAAATGATCATAGTTTGCAAGGTCCCTCTGAATTCCAGCAAGAG GTGGAAATATTAAGTAGGCTGAGGCATACCAATCTTGTCACCCTCATTGGTGCCTGCCCAGAAGCTTGGACTCTTATCTATGAGTATCTTGCAAATGGAAGCCTTGAAGATCGACTAAGTTGCAAGGACAATACTCCCCCATTATCATGGCAAGCTCGAATACGCATTGCTACTGAGTTGTGTTCTGTCCTAATCTTTCTCCACTCCAGTAAACCACACAGCGTAGTACATGGTGATTTGAAACCCTCCAATATTCTCCTTGATGCTAATTTTGTTTGCAAACTTAGTGACTTTGGCATCAGTCGGCTTTTGTCTCGAGGTCAAGATTCAAGCAACAACACAACACTCTGTTGCTGGACTGGTCCAAAAGGTACTATCGCTTACATGGATCCTGAGTTCCTTTCGTCGGGAGAGCTTACACCGAAGTCAGATGTGTATTCATTTGGAATTATACTCTTACAATTGTTAACCGGAAAACCAGCTTTGGGAATAACAAAGGAAGTACAGTATGCATTAGATTCTGGAAAGTTGGAAACCCTCTTGGATCCTTTAGCAGGAGACTGGCCATTTGTACAGGCTGAACAGTTGGCTCGCTTAGCATTGAGGTGTTGTGAGATGAGCCGGAAGTGCAGGGCAGACCTTGTGTCAGATGTGTGGAGGGTACTTGAACCAATGAGGGCTTCATGTGGCTCCTTATCATCATTCCGGCTGGGTACTGAAGAGCACTTCCAACCTCCCTCATACTTCATCTGTCCCATTTTCGAG GAAGTCATGCAAGATCCACATGTTGCAGCAGATGGTTTCACTTATGAAGCAGAGGCTCTGAGGGGATGGCTGGACAGTGGTCATGACACTTCACCTATGACAAATCTTAAGCTCGAACACAAGAATCTCGTCCCCAACCACGCTCTTCGCTCTGCAATTCAGGAGTGGCTGCAACAGCGCGCTTCAGAAAAGAAGGATCCGGctctagggatggcaaaaatccccagcggggcgaAGCTTCATTGgttacccgcccctaatggggggaggattcggggacaaatggggaatgaggatggggatccccaatccccgctatctaaga ggATGGGGATGAAGAATGACCCtagggatggggatggtattgtgatcccgatccccaacccgccccattgtcATCCctatccggctcctctaaagtga